The Bacillus rossius redtenbacheri isolate Brsri chromosome 5, Brsri_v3, whole genome shotgun sequence region ataaatattcattaaTTCCTTGAATAAGTAGCAATATAATAGTATAATAACTGTTATTTTTCTATCAAACAGAACCATATTTCTTGACACAGATAGtattttatctttaaatatttGGATAAACTTGTGtctttataaaaattacagatatttcccACAGTAGAGATACAatgtaaaaatttgaataataatttttaatatgattttattaattttatgttataaataaatagcGCAATGAGAAAAATATTCATTGACAATGTTTTCAAAATTAACTTCGTTTACTTAACTATTCGGGTAGTACAAAATAAGATATAAATCTCATTGAATCATTAAGGTATAAatggttattttttaaaagaaaaattcaatattaaaacgTTTCAACAAGTGACAAGCTTTATTAATTCATAATGCTTTACATGTTAgatgaacagaaaaaaattaaatttgaattaaaatcatatttttttcgaCATGAGAAACCGTGCTGCCTCTATCATTTAGTTCTCATGCGTAGGGTGAATTATCCAGTTGATCTTCTGCCAAAGTTCACTTGATTCAGCTTTGCTGACCCCAAATTTGACCTCCTTGCTGGCCACCAGCGTTTCCGCCTTGTCCGCCAACCTGGCCATTTGACCCGCCCACAGAGCCGCTTCCAGGAAAACCGGTCTGACCGCCCATTCCGCCAGGGTAGCCGCCTTGTCCGCCAACCTGGCCATTTGACCCGCCCACAGAGCCGCTTCCAGGAAAACCGGTCTGACCGCCCATTCCGCCAGGGTAGCTGCCTTGTCCGGCAACCTGCCCAGTTGACCCACCCACAGAGCCACTTCCGGGACGGCCATTTTGACCGCCCATCTGGCCTCCTTGTCCGACGGTCCAGCCGCTTCCTCCGGCCTGTCCTGGCCGCTGCGATAGTCCCACCTGGGCGATGGCCAAGACTGTCGCCACTACACACTGCCAACAAAACAAACATATTGCGAATGtcttacaatattaaacaagtaATAATTTGATAAGCATGTACATACCCAGTATTATATATATTGCATTTATATTAAAACCCGCGTCTTCGCTCGCGCAATTTCAGAGAATTGCTAAAATCTGAACATTGAAATAAAGGTTTCTTATTAATTACAAACCTTTTTTACTAAATACGTAGACACAATGAATTTTTAAAGTgtataaaagatttattttacaacaaaaccgttcaagaattatattttattaagtggATAATCataggtttttaaaatatatttagaataggtgaagtatctgattttaaaacttctgttttggAATGTTCGAGTATACCTATATTTTACTTTGTtgaataattcattttcatttcttgaggtaggaaatttaaaaaaattgaaaacacgcACAAATTTCGTTTTAACTAagtttatgccatcgtttacactaACATATTAATTAACTGTGGTTAAAACTATGAATTCATCTTTAATCTTATTGCATTGCACTTCATGTTGATCTACATACTTTAAATTCGGCtcaatttatagcatttaaaaaacGGAAAAATTATGATAGAGTAAAAGTTTCGTTTTAAACCCTTGACAAAAAGTTAAAAGTATCGGCCAAAACTTGTATGCCATGAGCGGATATTCTTTAAAAAGTTTATTGTGGCTAAACTGTTAATTGTGTCACAAAACGGATTGCTGCAGCAGTAGCGTAATATGAGAGATCTACAAGTTTGGTCCTATGTTTATTTTTCTGTCTCACAAATTCCGTATCTATGTATTCGTATATATATAGACGAATACATAGATACGGAATTTGTGAgacagaaaaaaaatgaataggaccaatatatatataaataaagaagCAGAATAACACATTTTTCTTAATCTTACGCCTGAAAATTAGCCACTCGCTTGTAGTTAACagaagatttttttatatttaaaaacaattattaaaaacattgacCAAATCAATCATGTAAAAGAAGCCTATTGAAATTAGCTCTGTAGACGTTAggctttattaatatttatattataacttGTAAATTGAGATCTAAAAATTCGTTCTGTAAAATTAAAGATGCTCGTTTCAGGAATAAAAAGTCTCTATAATTACTAATAAACCTGGcttcataaaaaataaactttctcttagataataattaaaaaaatagtaatattaaCTTGTTGGCAAATTTTATTTAGAAGTTTGTAACATAAATTTATCtgatataaaattgtaaaaaatatatgtctagTGGAATTAAACGAATTATGTCAAGAGCGAAGCCGATTTTAACGACTTTATTTTGCAGAAAAcaactaattattttattacacatATACGCGTATTAAATGATAATaggaaataataaattaaattagtatttaaaatagtgaagaaatatttttacattaattacaaGTTAAAGAAGAATGTTTGATAACCAAAAccaatgtaaaatataaaattatagttGGTACTGAAACATAAatcattttaataacttattgTCACCCGAGCACAATAATCGATTTATTGTTACCGCTAACTATGGACTTTCAcgacaaagataaaaaaaaatcgcatttagTTTTAAGATTCTATTCCAAAGCAACATATATTTAGAAAAACAACAATTTTTCCTAACAAGAGTTTCAAAACAACTACTAATATAAAACTTCGTTATATACTTCGTACACGAGTCTCTATTTGAAACTATAGTACTTGCTCAGTAGTTACTACTAAGTAGATAAACATGGCATGAatgaaatttgaaataaaatgcaagagaaaagtgtgaaaaaagtaataaatatattatgcattcattttttatgtgatcattaaaataagtcgtttattttttgtatgatatgtattaaataacaattattttaataagaacattttacaaataattgtGCTAGTTAAAAAAGTATCTGGATGAAATGATTTCATCATGAAATAATTATGTGAGTTTTAGGTGtacttaaatgtttattattatacTTTGAAATGCAGCATGATGATTTGAAATAATGGCATATTAATGAAATTGAAATATAGCGCCTTCCAGATAACAcgaccaattaaaaataatacctcCGAATTTTCTTTCAGCCAGTGAGACGTAATATGTAGTTAATACACAAGTAATTCTCCTGAAATATGGTCTATTGGAAAGGGTATATAATTTTGTGCAATTGTAAAAAGTGGTATCTTctggaattttaattttaaatttttcaatttagAAGGAAGCCGTTATAGTTAACTGCAAAATAGGTTTTACACTAAAAAGAATTCCGGTTTTAATAGACTTCTACCTTTGCAACATAAGCACGAAAGTCAAACATGtaccatgtaacttgtctcaaattttgaCTCTTCTCAAAAACAATACTAATGTTCTGTGTATTTCCTGCCTGTTTTTCAACAGTGTGtttgatgcgtaacatcttagctctcagtatacggcaattggtgggagtaatttcgtgaaacgAACGGAAGTCACTTGAAACGGAAAAGTGTAACACGATGCTGCCGCCTGTGGCGGTTGGGGTATACAATGTGCACagagccaaagagaaactttaaagTACTAacggtttgatgaattttaacacgattggcagtattttaataaaatcgaatgatttgatagttgacgtttatttccgcaatgaattatagcggcggatacggaaactacgtgtgattcgcattaaagaaatgtagttgaaaacacaatttgcgtattttttttatcacactcggtattattttaaagaattcaaagtaaaatatcttgtccaagtttcgtattacaagtgtgtatttgcaacatgagaacacatgaattttgctCGTCaatgaggttagatgttacacatctcaggCGGGTACTGAACGattcgctcacaatttttttttctaaccactTCATGTGTTCGGCagtattggttaaaaaaaatcataatttgttGTTATtgacagtcaggcaatcggcactTCTGGTGATGTCATTGGGAACTGCAAGTTTTCAGACGACATACATGTTTAAGCATGCGTTCAAACATGAAACAGCAACTTACCAAGGTCCTGATCATCCTGAAGTTCGGCTGTCACGAGTCACCCAGACGTGCAGAGGACGTGATGAATGCTGGTGCACGCAGGACATCTGTTATATACCGAGAGGGCGAGAAATCGGCTGCGGCGGCGAAGAATATGCAGATCAAATTTGCAAAGTTGTTTTTGTCGGGAGTCTTCCCGACCTTGACGCAACCAGTTCCCGCGTGCTGCTAACGAGAGCCACAACGCAAAGGAAGACAACGCTTAGTTAGGAACAAATAACCCACACCCAATCCTTTGTTACGTATAACGACCTTCTCGCGTAGGACTTGTTATAACTTCAATAATTCGCAGTCAGCTTGAATGGTGACGTTTCAATGCCACGTGGTTGTTTTGCATCATGAAGCAAAGCTAAATTTGACAGTTGTCAACTGTTGTATACCAAAATTATTTGACATGTTTGCTGATTTCATTATTGTTCCAAGTACCTTAAAACAGCTTTAATAGAAACAGTACTttcatagtttattaaaaaaaatatctctcatcaaaataaaacttaataatattgACAAATGCTACGAAACGAAACGAATTTTCGATCTAATCGAACTGCAGAGCAAAGCGAAGAAAGAAATGAAATTGCACGGAATCGATTATCACAAACACGTTCAGCGCGTACACAAGAAGAAAGAGAAAATTTGCAAACGAAGATGATACTATTCGAATGAGACATCATCGGTCAGTAGAAACCAATTGCTCGACAATGAATTTGTATAATCGTGCAAGAAGACAAATGTTGCATTGCATACTCATCGAGCTGCATTCCGTTACAACGCGACAACTGATTGCAGTGCAGACCAACACGTTGCTACTGGAGCGATGAGCATTGTGTGCCCATGTTGTAAGGCATTGGAGTACAGAAATGAATCACCTGGATTGTGTTGCGCAAGCGGCAAAGTCAAACTGGCGCCATTGGTCCCGCCACCAGAGCCATCGCACGCATTCCACACATTTACTGACAcaaataggggagaccggggcaggttgGCAGCAGGGGCACGTTGGCACAGGCGCTGTAGTTCTCTAAACAGATGCAGTAAAGCGCCACCAGTACTACGCGAGGTGCGTCAGTCGAGTGTCTTGCCCCTCCGTTGACGGTACCGAAAATTGTGACTTTTTCAGCGGAAGAGAGAACTTTTTGTGTTTATTGAACATGTAAGTAAAATTGCATTTTAACTTAAAATCCTAAATAGCATTGTATATATAacgtaattttttgtatatatattcatCTTAAAGACAACTGTTTAAGGTTTGCTTTTAGCTATCAAGAAGAGTTTATTTTGCTCTGTTGATTTGTTGAGGGTAATGTAAAGAAGTAACCAAGGAATGGGGCACATTGGCACTATGAATAAGGGGTAGGTTGGCACACTGTGCCAACGTGCCCCATAACTCAAAAATTTATTAACAGCCCAGTTTTATATCCCGATAATGTTCatgcaatattaataataaaaataataaaagtttttattatttataatatatttgctATATTTTACAACTAGTCTATTCAATATTGCTCGCAAAAACTGAGGATGAATACtaaaaataactgtttgtttGTTCCTAAAATTTCACAATGGTGCGCACATACAAGAATAAGACTACCAGGGGCTAAGTGTCAGCTGAAACCATGGAAGCAGCTTTACTTGCTGTAAAAAGAACGAACTGTTCAAAGGGGAGCAGCTCAAGATTTCGGCATACCATATAGTACAGATACTGGCTAGATATTGCGCCAGGGGCttgcctaggggggggggggggggagggaggggggacgagcgggaccggactccccccccctccccaagggctaaaaatattttaatattaaattcataaaatgaaaaaaattaatatttagtatgatattaaaataaattcaatgacacaaacataaatgtttaattaaacttaGTTCACTTTCCATTTTTAACGTAACTTAACTACTGTGAACGGATATATACGAAGCATCCCCTGCCGACATACCCCcaggccccccggaaaggccctagccttcggcctgactccccccctcccccccccagagcaaaatcctgggcacgccactgtattgcaataattataaaaaaaacattcactatCTGGGCCGACATCACAACATCCTCTTACATTCGCACAACCTATGGCGGTACCAAAACAGGCTATGGCTGCACCACCACAGGCTATGACAGCACCACCATAGCCTATGGtagcaccaccacagcctatggcagcacAACCGTCACAGCATCTGGCGAATGTTCCTGCATATTTGCCCTGGGTGCAATTTAGCTATGCTAAACCATGGAAAGTAAGcctaaaaaagtttgttttcgtttatttaatatatcttgaCATCCCTTTGTATGCCTTTTGAGAACATACAATAGGCATCTACTCATATTGATTCATCCCCATTACCTACTGTCTAGAATTCGTATCCTTACCCAGAGTTGGTAAGGCCATTCACCACAGTAAGACCAAGAAAAGAAACTGGCAAAGGCCGAAAGAAAAGGAAATCAGCAATTTTGACAAACACTCCAATAAAGAGGGCTTTGGCAGAGGAACAGGAATCTTCAAAGAAAAAGAAGGCCGTTTAAGAAACGGTAAACCGCCAAAGAATATTTTTCCTTTGGATCGCACTTCCAAGAAAATTTGTATTCCAAAAAGCTCTTCCCCTTTGGA contains the following coding sequences:
- the LOC134532373 gene encoding uncharacterized PE-PGRS family protein PE_PGRS46-like, coding for MIRTLCVVATVLAIAQVGLSQRPGQAGGSGWTVGQGGQMGGQNGRPGSGSVGGSTGQVAGQGSYPGGMGGQTGFPGSGSVGGSNGQVGGQGGYPGGMGGQTGFPGSGSVGGSNGQVGGQGGNAGGQQGGQIWGQQS